One Clavibacter zhangzhiyongii genomic region harbors:
- a CDS encoding DoxX family protein, protein MTSRPASRPTDADERAADPRIAPDGGRRSIPRTLARILLGLVLVMAGTGHLTVARESFQAQVPTWLPMDPDFVVLASGVVEILLGLSLVLLGRWRIWVGLVVAAFFVAIFPGNISQLVTRTPAFGLETDAARAIRLVFQPLLVVWALWSTGAWSAWRNRRARR, encoded by the coding sequence ATGACCTCGCGCCCCGCCTCCCGCCCGACCGACGCCGACGAGCGGGCGGCGGATCCGCGCATCGCCCCCGACGGCGGCCGGCGCTCGATCCCGCGCACGCTCGCGCGGATCCTGCTCGGGCTCGTGCTGGTCATGGCCGGCACCGGGCACCTCACGGTCGCGCGGGAGTCGTTCCAGGCGCAGGTCCCCACCTGGCTGCCGATGGACCCCGACTTCGTGGTGCTCGCGTCGGGCGTCGTCGAGATCCTGCTGGGCCTGTCGCTCGTGCTGCTCGGGCGCTGGCGCATCTGGGTCGGGCTCGTCGTGGCGGCGTTCTTCGTCGCGATCTTCCCCGGCAACATCTCCCAGCTCGTCACCCGCACGCCCGCGTTCGGCCTGGAGACCGACGCCGCCCGCGCGATCCGCCTGGTGTTCCAGCCGCTGCTCGTGGTCTGGGCGCTGTGGTCGACCGGCGCGTGGTCCGCCTGGCGGAACCGGCGCGCCCGCCGCTGA
- a CDS encoding trypsin-like serine peptidase: protein MTHASRTAARILARTLLRRPTLAVVAGAVGAAGLLALVAVSPAASATADDAVPAPTTVARSAAEAADAVAFWTPERLDGAGSPELTRATGTPGTPDDTPSADELATSAAREQHRARPVIPVAQRVDPVSHVGVVAYVVDGKEMSCTGNAVESADGLTVATAGHCAFPGKDPSRMVFVPGYVKGEPYTIWPVTSVTLPAGWRETLDPARDTAFLTVASPDGRTLTEAVGASPVEFHQGLTHYTTIVGYPASGRFTGDAPYLCSGTARATHLDGQSGQELDCDMKEGASGAPLFDGSGPGARQYSVLSGGLEEAPLVVAPVWDRVIEAAYRTAQAHVGCSRPGRAPTPRRRATRPARGSSPPAGTGPRLPP, encoded by the coding sequence ATGACGCACGCGTCCCGTACCGCCGCACGGATCCTCGCCCGCACGCTCCTCCGCCGCCCGACCCTCGCCGTGGTCGCGGGGGCCGTGGGGGCCGCGGGCCTCCTCGCCCTCGTCGCCGTCTCCCCCGCGGCGTCCGCCACCGCGGACGACGCCGTCCCCGCTCCCACGACCGTCGCCCGCTCCGCCGCCGAGGCCGCGGACGCCGTGGCCTTCTGGACGCCGGAGCGGCTCGACGGAGCCGGATCCCCCGAGCTGACCCGCGCGACGGGCACCCCGGGCACGCCCGACGACACCCCGTCCGCGGACGAGCTCGCGACCTCCGCCGCCCGCGAGCAGCACCGCGCGCGCCCCGTCATCCCGGTGGCGCAGCGGGTCGACCCCGTCTCGCACGTCGGGGTCGTCGCGTACGTCGTCGACGGCAAGGAGATGAGCTGCACGGGCAACGCCGTCGAGTCCGCCGACGGCCTCACGGTCGCCACCGCGGGCCACTGCGCGTTCCCCGGGAAGGACCCGTCGAGGATGGTGTTCGTGCCCGGGTACGTGAAGGGCGAGCCGTACACGATCTGGCCGGTCACCTCGGTGACGCTGCCCGCCGGCTGGCGCGAGACGCTGGATCCGGCGCGCGACACCGCCTTCCTCACGGTCGCGAGCCCCGACGGGCGCACCCTCACCGAGGCCGTCGGCGCCTCCCCCGTCGAGTTCCACCAGGGGCTGACGCACTACACGACGATCGTCGGGTACCCCGCGTCGGGCCGGTTCACGGGCGACGCGCCGTACCTCTGCAGCGGCACCGCGCGGGCCACGCACCTCGACGGCCAGAGCGGCCAGGAGCTCGACTGCGACATGAAGGAGGGCGCGTCCGGCGCTCCGCTGTTCGACGGATCCGGCCCGGGCGCCCGCCAGTACAGTGTGCTGTCCGGCGGCCTGGAGGAGGCGCCGCTCGTGGTCGCCCCCGTGTGGGACCGCGTCATCGAGGCGGCCTACCGGACCGCGCAGGCGCACGTCGGCTGTTCCCGCCCGGGTCGCGCGCCCACCCCGCGCCGGCGCGCGACCCGGCCCGCCCGCGGGTCTTCCCCACCCGCCGGAACCGGCCCTAGGCTCCCGCCATGA
- a CDS encoding DinB family protein, with protein MSHDTPEVPGLASGPDADVLGPDDRPRPPRADERACLAGFLALNRATVIRKARGLSDADAARRVLPSPTSVAGVLRHLADVERSWTVELMEAGDYDRRFGGDDDPDGEWRVAPTDSLAEIVADYERACAESDAVIARHDLDDVAAGGPPDEMPSLRWIVVHLIEETARHAGHVDVVRELLDGVTGE; from the coding sequence ATGAGCCACGACACCCCCGAGGTCCCCGGCCTCGCGAGCGGCCCGGACGCCGACGTCCTCGGCCCCGACGACCGCCCCCGCCCGCCGCGCGCCGACGAGCGCGCCTGCCTCGCCGGCTTCCTCGCGCTCAACCGCGCCACCGTGATCCGCAAGGCCCGCGGCCTCTCGGACGCCGACGCCGCGCGCCGCGTCCTCCCCAGCCCCACCTCGGTCGCGGGCGTGCTCCGGCACCTCGCCGACGTCGAGCGCTCGTGGACCGTCGAGCTGATGGAGGCGGGCGACTACGACCGCCGCTTCGGCGGCGACGACGACCCCGACGGCGAGTGGCGGGTCGCGCCCACCGACTCCCTCGCGGAGATCGTCGCCGACTACGAGCGGGCGTGCGCGGAGAGCGACGCCGTGATCGCGCGCCACGACCTCGACGACGTCGCCGCCGGCGGGCCGCCCGACGAGATGCCGTCGCTGCGCTGGATCGTCGTGCACCTCATCGAGGAGACGGCGCGCCACGCGGGCCACGTCGACGTGGTGCGCGAGCTCCTCGACGGCGTCACGGGCGAGTGA